GTTGTCCTGGCGTTCACATACCTTTACACCTCCACTAAGGGCCTTCACGAGCCCGCTGACCTGGCGCTCTGGGTCTACGTGCTGGTGGTGGCCGTTGTGACCTACGTCAGCGTCGCCCTCCTTTACAGGCTGGGCACGGAGTACCTGAGGACGGAGCTGAGGGCTGGCCTGTGGCTGCCGACCTACACGTTCGTCATGACCGTAATCTCCTACTACGGGGTGTTTGGGCCGCGTAAGCTCATACCGTTCCCGTGGGACACGGTGATAGCCATAGTCGTGACCCTGGCCTTCCACTACTGGGCAGTCTTCAGCGCCTTCAGGACGAAGGCCATAGACCAGATACTGGGAAAGGCCTGAGATACCCAATAAATTCCCTTTTTGGTTTTAGGTCTCCGCGCGGGAGCTCGTGGTAGTGCTGAGGCGCTACAGGCCTGGCGACATGGAGGCCCTGCTAAGGGTTGAGGAGGAGAGCTTCCCTCCTGGGCAGAGGTACAGCGGGCTGGTCTTCGAGTACCTCCTCTCCCTCCCGGGCTCCGTTATTCTGCTGGCCGAGGAGGGAGGGGAGGTGATAGGCTACGCGGCCGGCTACATGGAGGGCAGGGGGGTAGGCCACGTAGCCTCCCTGGCCGTCAGGCCAGCCTTCAGGGGGAGGGGGGTAGGGAAGGAGCTCATGAAGGCCCTTGAGGCCGAGCTGATGGCAAGGGGGGCGAGGAGGCTGAGGCTTGAGGTAAGGGAGTCCAACATGGTCGCCAGGAGGCTCTACGAGGGCTTGGGCTACAGGGTTGTGGGCAGGCTGCCCAAGTACTACGGGGACGAGGACGGGCTCCTCATGGTCAAGGAGCTCTAGGCCACCCTTATCCCCACCTCGTCAGCTACTGCCTCAAGGTACTCTATGAAGCCCCTGAGCGCCAGGACTGGGACCACTGCCACTCCCTCCACGAACCTGGGCAGGTCCTCCCTGAGCACCACCAGGGCCGGGACCAGGACGCTGGCCCTGGGGAGGCCCAGGGAGCCCCAGATCGAGGCGAGCCTCTGTGACCTAAGCCTGTGCCTCCTGGCGGCCTCGCCTATCCTCGAGGGGGAGCTCGACCTGTAGGACCACCTCTTGCAGTCGACGGCCACCGCAACCCTGCCCGAGGCCCCAACGACGTCAACCTCGAGGCCTCCCCTCCCGGGCAGCCTGACGCTCCTGCTCACTGAGAAGCCGGCCTCCTGAAGGGCTGACGCCACCAGCGCCTCGAAGTCCCTCCAGTCCAGCCTCCTCGAGACCCTCTCCGGGTCGCCCCCGAGCCTTATGGCAGCAGCCGCCAGCTCGGCCCTTGACCTGACGCAGGCTATGTCGTCCTTCAGCTCGATGGCGTTAGCTAAGGCCAGGGCCTCCAGGCTAGCTCTGGCCTGGACCTCGCTGAGCCCCAGGGTCTCGGCAACTGACCTAACGCTCGGGCAGCCCGAGGTCAAGAGCAGCGACTCAGCGACCTGGGTTATGAAGGTCGGCTTCAGGCTGGCCAAAGGGCCTCCCAGCGCTTAGGCTAAGGAGGTGAAGGAGAAAAAGAGGAGGTAGGTTCTAGGCTCAGGCCATGCCGAAGACTGTCCTCGTGTAGGCGCTGACGTAGCCCCTCAGGAGGCCTCCCGTGAGCTGAGGCTGGTACCTAGGTATGACCCAGTACTTCATGAGGGGCAGGTATATGAGGCCCGAGACGGTGAACGAGAGCAGCCAGGAGCCGTCGAAGAGGGCCCAGTGGTAGGGCAGGGGAGCGTAGATCAGCACGGCCACTATGATGAACGTTATGAGGGCCGCTGGGTTAACCCCGTTCCAGTACCTGAACATGCCGTTTGACTTGAAGATGTCGGCGAGCTCCAGCTTGAACCTCCTTATGACGGCGTAGTCAAATATTATGACGCCCTCGACGCCGCCTAGCAGGCCCCCATAGGTGAGAAGCCAGTCGTTGATGTAGCTGTAGGCGTTGCCGTAGTAGCTCCAGGCCCCTATGCCGACGGCTATAGCTATGAGGGCCAGGGAGCCCTTGAACCAGCTGAGGTACTTGGGGAAGGTGTTGGCTATGTCGTAAGCTGGCCCCACGGCGTTGGCGAAGACGTTGACCAGGAAGGTGGCAAGCATTATCGCTATCAGTATGAAGTAGCTTAGGGGCGCCCTGACGTAGAGCGAGGTAGCCACTATCGGGTGGGGATCNNNNNNNNNNNNNNNNNNNNTCGAGTATATGTTGACAGACCAGCCGGTCCCGCTGACGAAGTAGGCCCAGAGCGCTATGAAGGCCATCAGGACTATAGGCCCTCCGACCCAGGCAAGCCACCTCAGGGCCGGCTGCGACCTGACTATCGGGGAGAAGTAGAAGACGGCCACCTGGGCGAGGATGACTATGATAAACGTCGTCCAGAAGACGGCCGGGAAGTCCTTGGCGAGGACGAAGGGGTAGTCCTGGAAGTGGGCCACAGTGTAGGCTATCAATGGGGTCCTGCCTGTCGTTATGGCGTAGAGCGCGGTGGCGGCCTCAGCTATTATGTAGCTCTCAATGCCCCACCAGCCGGCCCCTATGACGGCCCTCAGCCAGCTGGGGAACATGGCGCCGTAGGTGCCCCACCTGGTCCTCGTTAGCTGGGGCTCCGCTATGCCGTACCTCGCTCCCCCGTGGGACTGTATCAGCATTGGGATGAGGACTATGGCGTTCCCCGCGAAGACAGTCAGTACGGACTGCAGAGGCGTGAGGCCGAACTGCAGGCCTATGCTAGCAAGCGTCCATGATGGCACTATGAAGGCCATTGAGACCCATATCAGGAAGTACGTTATGGCGCCCCAGTTCCTAGCTGTTATCGGCACCGGGTGTATGTCAGGGTTCCAGAGGAACTTCTCCTCAGGGAAGCCCCTGGTCAGCTCCACCTGGCCCCTGACAGGGTCGTACCTTGTGATCGAGACCGGGTCCGGGTCCCCTATGGCCCCGCCTAGGGCCGGGGGTCCTGGGTTCCTAGCCAAAAGCCTTCTCGCCTAGCTGTCAGGCCTCCTATTAAGCGTTACTGATTAGGTCAGCTGGACGCGCAGGGCGTTGCCCTCTTGTAGGGTAGCTGAGTCTCGCGGAGGCCGAATTACCTAAAGGTGGGCCCTCAGGACATAACTGACCTCCTCCCCGCCCTGAAGGGCGAGGGCTTCCCCAGGGCGGCTCATTGGTTCGCGGTTTACCGCCTTCACCTTCACCGCATCATAGCTAGTGGGCGCGGCAAGCGCCCACCCCGCTCCGCTCGTCCAGCGGTAGGCCGCGGGCCGGGCCTTCGGCCCGTTACCCCTATCCCTCGCTGGGAGTTGCCCTCGATCCCTCCCAGGTCCCAGGGACTTGGGGATATGTAGGGCCCCTGTGCGGGGCATCCCCTTACGGGGACACTATCTGTTCTTCATAACTCTAAGTACTCAGAGGCTTTACGCCTTACCTCGCCCTAAATGGCGAGGCTTGCCTTTCGCTTTACCAATGTCATCTTAAGGGCCACGGCGTCCTGTCAGCTCCCCCAAGGGCCCTCAGGAACCTGTCTATGAGCTCGTCAGTCACGTGAGGCATCACGACAACCCTGAGGCCACTCACCAGGCCGCACCTGTATGCGTAGAGCCCCCTGGCCCTCATGGCCCTGAGGAGCCCCAGCTCGTCGTCGCTCTCTATACAGACCACCGGCACCTCAGGCTCTGCCGGCAGCCTGAGGCCAAGCTCCCTGACGCCCCTCACGAGGCGCGAGGTCCTCCTCATGAGCTCCCTGGCCTGGGCCGAGTAGCCCTCCCTGCCCATGTACTTGGTTATGGCCCAGGTGGCCGCTATGGGCCCCGCGCTCCTCGTGCCCAGGAGGCCGAGCTGGACCCCAGCAGGATAGTAGCTGGCCTCGAAGTAGAGGGGCCTGAGCCAGCCCTCGTCCCTCGCTATCAGCCCTCCAGCAGGTATCGGGGCCAGGCCGAGCTTGTGGGGGTCAAGGGTTACGCTCATCACGGGGCCGTTCTCAAACCCTAGCCTCCTGTCAGGGTACATGAACGGGGCCACGAGTCCCCCGAGGGCCGCGTCAACGTGTACGACGGAGTCGCAATCGTCCGCGACCTCGGAGACCTCCTCAACTGGGTCTATGAGGCCCATTGACGTTGTGCCGACCGTCACCACTATGACCCCTGGGCCGTTCGCCCTGCAGAGGGAGCGGAGGGAGCTCGCGTCCACCCTGTAGGACGTCATGCTGACTGCTATGGCCCTCATCCTGAGGAGCCTGGCAGCCTTAGCTATGGAGTGGTGGGCCGAGGCCGCGTAGTAGACGTTTTCAAGGCCGTGCTCCCTGGCCAGGTAGAGGGCTGCCAGGTTCGACTCGCTGCCCCCGCTGGTTATGTAGCCCGTGCAGCCCCTGCAGCCCACGAAGCTCCCGAGCTCCTCTATGGCCTCAAGCTCGAGCTCCCTCACGGGCCCGTAGAGCTCCAGGTCATTGGCGTTGAGGTTCTGGAACATGTCGAAGGCCGCCTTGGCCACAGGGTGAGGCTGTGTGGTCATGGAGCCCAGGAGGCCGTCCCTGTAGTGCACAGGGACTGACTTGATTACCTCGGTCAGCCTTGACATTATCTCGCTCAGGTCCATGGGGGTCCTAAAGGAGGGCCTCCAAGGCTGTTTTTACGCACCACGGGAGACCTTTAGTCCTCCTGTTACCTGGCCAGTTAATCTAAGACACGTAAGCTAAGCGTAAAACGTTTAAAGCAAGGACCTGGCCCTCATGGGCTGAAGGGTACGCCTTGAGGAACCGCGGCGAGGTGCTCAAGATATCGTTCTCCGCCTTCTTCGCGGACCTGGGCTACCAGGCAGCAGTGGTCATGTTCCCCCTGATCTTCGTAGTTATGCTCGGCGCCCCCTACTGGCTCTACGGGGTCGCTGAGGCCATAAATTACGGCGTCGGCAGCCTCATGGCCTTCCTCGGGGGCGTGCTCAGTGACAGGTACGGCAGGTGGAGGGTTGCTGTCATAGGCAACGCCCTCATAGTGTTCGTCTCGCTCCTGGGCTTCTCAAGGTACTGGTGGCAGGCCATGCTAACCTTCACGGTAGGCTGGTTCTTCAGGAACCTGAGGAACCCCCCAAGGAGGGCAATGATGGCGGAGGTCACGGACCCCTCAGAGAGGTCTGAGGCCTTCGGCGTCCTCCACGCCCTTGACATAGCTGGGGCGACCTTAGCTATAGCCTACACCGCCGTGCTCCTATACTTCAGGTTCCCCGTCGAGTACCTCCTCCTGATAACGGCCATACCGCTCGTGGTGTCGACGCTCGTGCTGGCCTCCGTTAAGGCCGGGAGGGCCGTCAGGCCAGGCAAGGCTGGGGGACTGAGGGCGGGGCTGGGGAGAGGCCTCATGGCTGTGATTGCCTCCACGCTCTTCTTCGGCTTCACCCAGTACAGCTTCGGCTTCCCAGTTATAACGACGGCCGAGTTCACCCACAAGGACTACCTAGCAGTGCTCAGCTACGGCGTCTTCCTCGCCGCCTCCTCTGCCTTCGGCTACGTCTTCGGGAGGTCGGGGCTCAGGGACGTCAAGGGCCTCGCCTACTACGGCTACCTCCTGGGCGCCTTCGCGGCCCTGGGCTTCGCCTTCCTCTCGCCCCTGGGCATTATTGGCATCTACCCGGCCTCCTTCCTCCTTGGCATAGCTGTGGGGGCCACTGAGACCTTTGAGCCTACGATAGTCTCAAAGCTCGCCCCCGAGGAGGCCATGGGGACGGGCATGGGCCTCCTGACTCTCGGCAGGAGCCTCGGCATGTTCATAGCCAACGCAGTTATGGGCCTCCTCTACCAGCTGGGCTACTCCTACGCCTACTACTACGCGGCCGCCAGCTCCTTCGTGGCCTTCCTGATAATAGAGCTGTACCTGGCCAGGAGGCTCAGCTCCTAGGCTGTCCCTCCCCTCCTGACGCCCACAAGCTCAGCCGCCCTCCTCATAAGATCGTCGAGCCTTGAGCCCAGGTCGGCCCTGAGGTAGGCCCACTGAGTAGCCGGAGGCCCCCCGCCCTGCACGAGGCCCACCAGGTGAGGCCCTGCAGTCCAAAGCTGGACGAGCCTCGCCGCCCTCAGCCTGTCCTCAGCGGTGTAGGCCTCGTTGGCCCTGACGGCCTCAGCCACCTTCTGTCCTAGGCCTGGGATCGCCAGGTCCTTGGCGGAGGGCGCGTTGACTGCTATGCCCCCAGCGATGTCAGCCGCAACGGCGACTGCCTCCTTCAGGTGCTCAACAGCCTCGAGCTTGGCCACGTTGGCCAGCCTTGCGTCAGGTATGTAAGCCCCACTTGGGTGCCTCCAGCCCTTAACCATGGCCGCCAGGCCCGTGGCGTACATGACCTCCGCGTGCCTGGCTATCTCAGCAAGCCTGTCCTGCACGTATGATGCCTTGAGGGCCCCATTGGCGTCAGCCAGCAGGGCCGAGGCCCCAAGGATCACGTCAGCGAGGCCCGCCTTGCACGACCCCCCTGCAGCTCTATGGTGGGCCACGAAGTACTCCACCAGCCTCCCCGCGAACTCGGCCTCGCCGTCCATGAACACCCTCTCCCTCGGGATAAAGACGTCATCGAATATTATCAGGTAGTTGTTCCTATGCCCGAAGGGCAGGGAGTGGCAGGGCTGTTTCATTGTTGGTGATTGATAGTTAGGTTTATAAGCTCTGTTTTTGTTCATTATTATAGGTGTTAGCCGTTTCAGGGCCCTCAGAGAGGCTGCTGAGGCCAAAGGAGGCCTGCCAGAGGCTCGGCATCAGCTACCCAACCTTAGCTAGGTGGGTCAGGGAGGGCAGAATCAGGGCGATCAGGACGGCCGGCGGCAAGTACAGGATACCTGAGAGCGAGGTCAGGAGGATAGCCGAGGGCCTGCCCGTCAGCAGGGAGGTCAGGGCGGTCATATACGCGCGAGTAAGCCCATCCCAGAGGGGTGACCTGGAGGGGCAAGTCCAGTACCTGAGGCAGTACTGCTCCTCCAAGGGCTACAGGGTCGTAGATGTTTTGAGCGATATTGCAAGTGGTCTGAAAGCTGACAGGCGGGGTTTGCTGAAGCTCCTCGACTACGTTATCAACAGGCGGGTTGACGTGGTCGTGGTGGCCTACAGGGACAGGCTAACGAGGTTCGGCCTCGAGTACCTTGAGTTCTTCTTCAGGCAGTACGGGGTCAGGGTTGAGGCGGTCCTTGGCGAGGAGCCGAAGGAATCCCGCCAGGAGCTCGTTGAGGACTTGATAGAGGTCGTGAGCTCCTTCGCCGGGAAGCTCTACGGGCTGAGGAGCCGCAGAAAAAGGACGCTGGTCGAGGGGTTCAAGAAATTACTGGAGGAGGTTGAGGGGCACGAGTGAGGTTACCAGGACTGTCATCGTCAGGTCTGTACCGTTGCCCAGGAGGACCTTCAGGATCTTTGTTGAGCTCGAGGGCATGTACAGGAACATTGTTGAGCAGCTGGTCCTCTACGCTGTGAACAATAACATAACTAAGTTCACCAGGCTTAAGGCTGAGAAGTACCGCGAGGTAAGGTCGCTCTACCCTCAGCTGCCCTCTCACTACGCCTACACGGCATGCCAGGACGCCGCCGAGAGGGCTCACTCGTTCCTCAGGATGAGGAAGATAGGGAGAGCAAGGAAGGCGTACCCTGAGGTCAGGAGCGTTAGCATATGGCTAGACGACCACCTGTGGAGGGCCGAGGGGCTGACCTCGATAAGCCTGGCTACTCACAGGGGCAGGGTCAACGTTTCTATTGAGCTTAACAAGCACTTCCTGAGGTACGTTAACAGGGGCTGGAGGTTGGCATCTGAGGCAAAGGTCAAACTGGATCGCAGGGAGAGGAGGCTGGTATTCTATTTAACCTTCAAGAAGGAGGTCAGCGAGTACAGGCCGAAGGCCTATATCACGGTCGACGTTAACGAGAACGCTGAGGCAGTCCTCATAGACGGCGTTGTCTACCTCTTTGAGACTGACCTGAGCAGGGTGACGCTTGGCTACTACTACAGGAGGAAGAGGGTTCAGGAGAAATACGACAGGGCCTACGGCCCGGGCAGCAGGCCAGTGAGGAGGGTGCTCAGGAGGCTGGGCAGCAACGAGAAAGCTCTGAAGAGGGGGTAAGGTGGAAGCTGGCTGCGCTGATCGTAAGGGAGGCCGCCAGGAGGCAGGCCGCCATAGTCCTTGAGAGGCTAGGGAAGGAGCCAGCCAAGCATATGATAAAGCGCATCAAGGATCATCAGCTCAGGCACAGGGTATATCAGGCGGCCTTCAAGGGGGTCCAGAGGGCCATTGAGGAGAAGGCAAGGGAGTACGGGGTGCCGGTGATCTACGTTGACCCCAGGAACACGTCCAAGATATGTCCAATTCATGGCACCGAGATAATCTACGGCAGGAATAGGCACGGCGTCTGCTCTAAGGGAGGTGAGACTTGGCACAGGGACGTAGTTGCGTGTTATAACCTCCTTTTGAGGGCCCTGGGCGGCGATGGGGGCTATGCCCCAAGCCGCCTGAGGGCCTTCGTTGCCGTAGATGGGGGCCCCGTGCCGTTGGGCCCGACGGCCGCCCATGAGCCCGCAGGGGTCCCAAGGGCCCTGTGGGCGAGGTGGAGGTCCCTAGGTGCGACTAGTGATCATAAGCTGGTGAGAGTGAGCACCTAGGGACAAACGGTCCCAAGCATGCAGGTCCCGCTAACGGCTTGTCATTCCGGCTCAAAAAGCGCTCCCACTTGAGTTACACGTACGCGCCCACGAGGTCAAAAAGTCAATGAGGACCTCTTCACACGTACCCGGTCCACTGGTACAGGAATACCACCACGCTGTAGAAGTAGACCAGAGAGGAGCCTGGCGGAGTCCAGCTGTAGAAGACCGATATGAAGACCTTGACGGGCTTATAGTACGGCAGGGGTGACGGAGGAGATATGGGCTGAGGCACCACGCTGCCCGTGGTGGGGTCTATGTATGACACCGCTGCCGGGGTGAAGGAGGTGGCGTTGAGCAGGAACGGGGCCCCGGTTATGTTGCCGTACTGCTTGGCCGCCTCAATCCCGTACATCATCAGGTCGTAGATGGTCGTGTAGAGGGTCTGGCTCACGTTGGCCTGGGGCCCTCCAACGAGGGCGGGGAACTGGTAGAACTCGTAGTTGCCGTAGGTGGTCACAGATGTGTAGTTTGAGAAGAACGGGCTGCCGGCGTACGGGTTGACCCTGAGGGCTATCCTCAGCATCTGGTACGACTTGGCCATGTCGCCGAGGCCGTAGGTTATGGCGTAGACCCCCGCCTGGGGGTTGACGGGGTAGAGGTTGGGGTATGGAAACATTATTACTGAACCGCTCTTATTATCGTATATCCCCGTGAAGACGTCGTAGACAAGCAAGTACGTCTCGTTTGGCCTGAGCCTAAGCATCGTCAGGTAAGCCGGGCTCTCGTTGACCGGGGCTGTCATGACGTTCGCCACCACGGCTATCTGTGTGCCGTTAATTGTGGAGCCGTCCACCACTGAGGTCCTGTTAGCGACAACCCCTATCCAGTAGCCGTAGTCCCACCACGAGACCACCACCGAGCCAGGGCCGGTGTTATGCTTTATGTAGTCAAGCGCGTCGAGCCAGGCGCTGTTAATAGGCACGATGGTCCTTGAGCCGCTCGAGGTCGGCACGGTCATGGGTGGCGTCCAGCCCGTGAGTATGGCTGGGGCCTGGAGCGCCAGGGCCCTTGAGACCTGGACAGCTGAGACCGCCGAGTACGCCACGACCGCCGCGACGAGGATCAGCCCCACGCTCAC
Above is a genomic segment from uncultured Acidilobus sp. JCHS containing:
- a CDS encoding Aromatic ring hydroxylase, which codes for MKQPCHSLPFGHRNNYLIIFDDVFIPRERVFMDGEAEFAGRLVEYFVAHHRAAGGSCKAGLADVILGASALLADANGALKASYVQDRLAEIARHAEVMYATGLAAMVKGWRHPSGAYIPDARLANVAKLEAVEHLKEAVAVAADIAGGIAVNAPSAKDLAIPGLGQKVAEAVRANEAYTAEDRLRAARLVQLWTAGPHLVGLVQGGGPPATQWAYLRADLGSRLDDLMRRAAELVGVRRGGTA
- a CDS encoding DNA binding domain, excisionase family encodes the protein MLAVSGPSERLLRPKEACQRLGISYPTLARWVREGRIRAIRTAGGKYRIPESEVRRIAEGLPVSREVRAVIYARVSPSQRGDLEGQVQYLRQYCSSKGYRVVDVLSDIASGLKADRRGLLKLLDYVINRRVDVVVVAYRDRLTRFGLEYLEFFFRQYGVRVEAVLGEEPKESRQELVEDLIEVVSSFAGKLYGLRSRRKRTLVEGFKKLLEEVEGHE
- a CDS encoding Cytosine/uracil/thiamine/allantoin permease; this translates as MARNPGPPALGGAIGDPDPVSITRYDPVRGQVELTRGFPEEKFLWNPDIHPVPITARNWGAITYFLIWVSMAFIVPSWTLASIGLQFGLTPLQSVLTVFAGNAIVLIPMLIQSHGGARYGIAEPQLTRTRWGTYGAMFPSWLRAVIGAGWWGIESYIIAEAATALYAITTGRTPLIAYTVAHFQDYPFVLAKDFPAVFWTTFIIVILAQVAVFYFSPIVRSQPALRWLAWVGGPIVLMAFIALWAYFVSGTGWSVNIYSXXXXXXXDPHPIVATSLYVRAPLSYFILIAIMLATFLVNVFANAVGPAYDIANTFPKYLSWFKGSLALIAIAVGIGAWSYYGNAYSYINDWLLTYGGLLGGVEGVIIFDYAVIRRFKLELADIFKSNGMFRYWNGVNPAALITFIIVAVLIYAPLPYHWALFDGSWLLSFTVSGLIYLPLMKYWVIPRYQPQLTGGLLRGYVSAYTRTVFGMA
- a CDS encoding ribosomal-protein-alanine acetyltransferase, encoding MVVLRRYRPGDMEALLRVEEESFPPGQRYSGLVFEYLLSLPGSVILLAEEGGEVIGYAAGYMEGRGVGHVASLAVRPAFRGRGVGKELMKALEAELMARGARRLRLEVRESNMVARRLYEGLGYRVVGRLPKYYGDEDGLLMVKEL
- a CDS encoding Glutamate decarboxylase (PLP-dependent) — translated: MDLSEIMSRLTEVIKSVPVHYRDGLLGSMTTQPHPVAKAAFDMFQNLNANDLELYGPVRELELEAIEELGSFVGCRGCTGYITSGGSESNLAALYLAREHGLENVYYAASAHHSIAKAARLLRMRAIAVSMTSYRVDASSLRSLCRANGPGVIVVTVGTTSMGLIDPVEEVSEVADDCDSVVHVDAALGGLVAPFMYPDRRLGFENGPVMSVTLDPHKLGLAPIPAGGLIARDEGWLRPLYFEASYYPAGVQLGLLGTRSAGPIAATWAITKYMGREGYSAQARELMRRTSRLVRGVRELGLRLPAEPEVPVVCIESDDELGLLRAMRARGLYAYRCGLVSGLRVVVMPHVTDELIDRFLRALGGADRTPWPLR
- a CDS encoding transposase yields the protein MIKRIKDHQLRHRVYQAAFKGVQRAIEEKAREYGVPVIYVDPRNTSKICPIHGTEIIYGRNRHGVCSKGGETWHRDVVACYNLLLRALGGDGGYAPSRLRAFVAVDGGPVPLGPTAAHEPAGVPRALWARWRSLGATSDHKLVRVST
- a CDS encoding Major Facilitator Superfamily, which codes for MRNRGEVLKISFSAFFADLGYQAAVVMFPLIFVVMLGAPYWLYGVAEAINYGVGSLMAFLGGVLSDRYGRWRVAVIGNALIVFVSLLGFSRYWWQAMLTFTVGWFFRNLRNPPRRAMMAEVTDPSERSEAFGVLHALDIAGATLAIAYTAVLLYFRFPVEYLLLITAIPLVVSTLVLASVKAGRAVRPGKAGGLRAGLGRGLMAVIASTLFFGFTQYSFGFPVITTAEFTHKDYLAVLSYGVFLAASSAFGYVFGRSGLRDVKGLAYYGYLLGAFAALGFAFLSPLGIIGIYPASFLLGIAVGATETFEPTIVSKLAPEEAMGTGMGLLTLGRSLGMFIANAVMGLLYQLGYSYAYYYAAASSFVAFLIIELYLARRLSS